In a single window of the Streptomyces sp. HUAS ZL42 genome:
- a CDS encoding ABATE domain-containing protein — protein sequence MALGTATVPYELRFDAGRISLDLLATTHPFERLDSLSRLCAWITGSGLVPEGTSLGHADASWLVDFRELRGCVGQLVRGRLAPDVRGVAYDLALARVNEIARTAPPAPRAVRGEDGALVRRLDGPPECAALLAAVARDVVELLTDPVARAGLRQCEGDNCPIVYVDTSRGRRRRWCSSEVCGNRERVARHRRRAALARA from the coding sequence ATGGCACTGGGTACGGCCACGGTCCCCTACGAGCTGCGGTTCGACGCGGGGCGGATCTCCCTGGATCTCCTGGCGACCACCCATCCCTTCGAACGGCTCGATTCGCTCTCGCGGTTGTGCGCCTGGATCACCGGATCGGGACTCGTCCCGGAGGGCACGTCACTCGGCCACGCGGACGCCTCCTGGCTCGTGGACTTTCGTGAACTGCGCGGATGCGTGGGCCAGTTGGTCCGTGGGCGCCTCGCGCCCGACGTGCGGGGAGTGGCGTACGACCTGGCGCTCGCCCGCGTCAACGAGATCGCGCGCACCGCGCCGCCCGCGCCTCGCGCGGTGCGCGGGGAGGACGGGGCGCTCGTACGGCGGCTGGACGGTCCGCCGGAGTGCGCCGCGCTGCTCGCCGCCGTCGCCCGGGACGTCGTGGAGCTGCTCACCGACCCGGTCGCGCGGGCGGGGCTGCGGCAGTGCGAAGGGGACAACTGCCCGATCGTGTACGTCGACACGTCCCGGGGACGCAGGAGGCGCTGGTGCTCCAGTGAGGTCTGCGGGAACCGGGAAAGGGTGGCCCGGCACCGGCGCCGGGCGGCCCTCGCCCGAGCCTAG
- a CDS encoding sigma-70 family RNA polymerase sigma factor encodes MSQPSEPDEELMRALYREHAGPLLAYVLRLVAGDRQRAEDVVQETLIRAWKNAGQLNRATGSVRPWLVTVARRIVIDGHRSRQARPQEVDPSPLEVIPAEDEIDKALWLMTLSDALDDLTPAHREVLVETYFKGRTVNEAAETLGIPSGTVRSRVFYALRSMKLALEERGVTA; translated from the coding sequence ATGTCCCAGCCCTCGGAACCAGATGAGGAGCTGATGCGTGCCCTGTACAGGGAGCACGCCGGACCTCTCCTTGCGTACGTCCTTCGCCTGGTCGCGGGTGACCGCCAGAGAGCCGAGGACGTGGTGCAGGAAACACTCATCCGTGCCTGGAAGAACGCCGGCCAGCTCAATCGAGCGACCGGATCGGTACGCCCCTGGCTGGTGACGGTCGCGCGTCGCATCGTCATCGACGGCCACCGAAGCCGGCAGGCCCGGCCGCAGGAGGTCGACCCGTCGCCGCTGGAGGTCATCCCCGCGGAGGACGAGATCGACAAGGCGCTGTGGCTGATGACTCTGTCGGACGCGCTCGACGACCTGACCCCGGCCCACCGGGAGGTGCTCGTCGAGACGTACTTCAAGGGGCGTACCGTCAACGAGGCGGCGGAGACCCTGGGTATTCCGAGCGGAACCGTCCGTTCCAGGGTGTTCTACGCCCTGCGGTCGATGAAGCTGGCACTGGAGGAGCGGGGGGTGACGGCGTGA
- a CDS encoding anti-sigma factor — translation MQGSPGPSEHETVGAYALGILDDAEATAFEAHLATCEWCAQQLDELAGMEPMLAALADLPGAGTPAIGESLSVRPSPRLADKLVDEVAERRAQKRRRSFYMVAAAAALIIGGPLVAVTVTGGDSGGGTEAAPASPAKTLFGTMSDKVTATDPSTDVTATVAMAKKDWGTSAVLELKNVKGPEKCSLIAVGKNGERETISSWSVPNWGYGLPNAKTDEAKNPLYIGGGAAFTPNEIDHFEVMTFDGKKLVQVDA, via the coding sequence ATGCAGGGATCTCCGGGCCCGAGCGAGCACGAGACCGTCGGCGCCTACGCGCTCGGTATCCTCGACGACGCCGAGGCGACCGCCTTCGAAGCACACCTCGCCACCTGCGAGTGGTGCGCCCAGCAGCTCGACGAGCTCGCCGGGATGGAGCCGATGCTCGCCGCGCTCGCGGACCTGCCGGGCGCCGGTACACCCGCGATCGGCGAGTCACTGTCGGTCAGGCCGAGCCCGCGCCTCGCGGACAAGCTGGTCGACGAGGTCGCCGAGCGGCGCGCCCAGAAGCGCCGCCGCAGCTTCTACATGGTGGCCGCCGCGGCCGCGCTGATCATCGGCGGCCCGCTCGTCGCCGTGACGGTGACCGGTGGCGACTCCGGCGGCGGCACCGAGGCGGCGCCCGCGAGCCCGGCCAAGACCCTCTTCGGCACCATGAGCGACAAGGTCACGGCAACCGACCCGTCGACCGACGTCACGGCGACCGTCGCCATGGCGAAGAAGGACTGGGGCACCTCGGCGGTCCTGGAGCTCAAGAACGTCAAGGGCCCGGAGAAGTGCTCGCTCATCGCCGTCGGCAAGAACGGCGAGCGCGAGACGATCTCGTCCTGGTCCGTACCGAACTGGGGCTACGGTCTGCCGAACGCGAAGACGGACGAGGCCAAGAACCCGCTGTACATCGGCGGTGGAGCGGCCTTCACCCCGAACGAGATCGACCACTTCGAGGTCATGACCTTCGACGGGAAGAAGCTCGTCCAGGTCGACGCGTAG
- a CDS encoding UvrD-helicase domain-containing protein: MAAQAQQETALDSAHDSVRDREISAEQEHLDQVYRRLEEKIHEAEFLMKDAAQRGQVGTPGALAERDAQVFRAGIHLNRLNNEFEDFLFGRIDLLLGKDGKKGPDGAYTAVEPAEGAVRADNTADIAETLHIGRIGVLDQDYAPLVIDWRAPAAAPFYRSTPVDPGRVVRRRVIRSKGRRVLGVEDDLMRPELKAFLDGHELPVIGDGALMAALGQARGHTMRDIVASIQAEQDLVIRAPAASVTYVEGGPGTGKTAVALHRAAYLLYQDRRRYAGGILIVSPTPLLVAYTEGVLPSLGEEGQVAIRAIGSLVDGATATLYDSPSVARAKGSYRMLRVLRKAARGALELGPGGGGAARPAAPGQLALGDDDTMAPAGPPTRLRVVAFGRRLELEADDLDRIRRTALGGTAPVNLLRPRARKLLLDALWEQSGAATRHTDPELGAELRSSFDEDVTDEDSFIAFLDAWWPELTPKAVLAAMADERRLGRWARRILNPGEIRRVARSLRRDGHSVHDIAMLDELQAVLGTPARPKKRRELDPLDQLTGLEELMPVREESQRERAERLAQERTEYAHVIVDEAQDLTPMQWRMVGRRGRHATWTIVGDPAQSSWSDPDEAAEARDEALGTRPRRRFQLTVNYRNPAEIAELAAKVLALAMPGAESPSAVRSTGVEPRFVTTNNGHSSGVRESLARTVREEAARLLDRVDGTVGVVVAMNRREEAARWLAGLGDRVVALGSLEAKGLEYDATVVVSPAEIADESPAGLRVLYVALTRATRQLTIVSAERDDPDPNGVPDLLRD, from the coding sequence GTGGCCGCTCAGGCTCAGCAGGAGACCGCGCTCGACTCCGCACACGACTCCGTACGGGACCGAGAGATCAGCGCCGAACAGGAACACCTGGACCAGGTGTACCGACGCCTCGAGGAGAAGATCCACGAGGCGGAGTTCCTGATGAAGGACGCGGCCCAGCGCGGGCAGGTCGGCACGCCCGGCGCACTCGCCGAACGGGACGCACAGGTCTTCCGGGCGGGCATCCACCTCAACCGACTCAACAACGAGTTCGAGGACTTCCTCTTCGGCCGTATCGACCTGCTGCTCGGCAAGGACGGCAAGAAGGGGCCCGACGGCGCCTACACCGCAGTCGAGCCGGCGGAAGGGGCCGTACGCGCCGACAACACCGCCGACATCGCCGAGACCCTGCACATCGGCCGCATCGGCGTGCTCGACCAGGACTACGCCCCGCTGGTGATCGACTGGCGGGCCCCGGCGGCCGCTCCCTTCTACCGGTCCACCCCGGTGGATCCGGGGCGGGTCGTACGGCGGCGGGTCATCCGTTCCAAGGGCCGCCGGGTGCTGGGCGTCGAGGACGACCTGATGCGGCCCGAGCTGAAGGCCTTCCTCGACGGGCACGAGCTGCCGGTCATCGGCGACGGCGCCCTCATGGCCGCCCTCGGCCAGGCCCGCGGCCACACCATGCGGGACATCGTCGCCTCCATCCAGGCCGAGCAGGACCTGGTCATCCGCGCCCCCGCCGCCTCCGTGACCTACGTCGAGGGCGGCCCGGGCACCGGGAAGACGGCCGTCGCCCTGCACCGGGCGGCATACCTCCTCTACCAGGACCGGCGCCGGTACGCGGGCGGCATCCTGATCGTCTCGCCGACCCCTCTGCTCGTGGCGTACACCGAGGGCGTCCTGCCGTCCCTCGGCGAGGAGGGCCAGGTCGCCATCCGCGCGATCGGCTCGCTCGTCGACGGCGCCACGGCCACGCTGTACGACTCCCCGTCCGTGGCCCGCGCCAAGGGCTCGTACCGAATGCTCAGGGTCCTGCGGAAGGCGGCCCGCGGCGCGCTGGAGCTGGGACCGGGCGGCGGCGGTGCCGCGCGTCCCGCAGCGCCCGGTCAGCTCGCCCTCGGCGACGACGACACGATGGCCCCCGCGGGCCCGCCCACCCGGCTCCGCGTGGTCGCCTTCGGGCGCCGGCTCGAACTGGAGGCGGACGACCTGGACCGCATCCGCCGCACCGCCCTCGGCGGTACCGCGCCGGTCAACCTCCTGCGCCCCCGCGCCCGCAAGCTGCTGCTGGACGCCCTCTGGGAGCAGTCCGGTGCCGCCACCCGCCACACCGACCCCGAACTCGGCGCCGAACTGCGGTCGTCGTTCGACGAGGACGTGACGGACGAGGACTCCTTCATCGCCTTCCTCGACGCCTGGTGGCCGGAGCTGACCCCGAAGGCCGTTCTCGCCGCCATGGCGGACGAACGGCGGCTGGGCCGCTGGGCCCGGCGGATCCTGAACCCCGGCGAGATCCGCAGGGTCGCCCGCTCCCTCAGGCGCGACGGCCACTCCGTCCACGACATCGCGATGCTCGACGAGCTCCAGGCCGTCCTCGGCACCCCGGCCCGCCCGAAGAAGCGGCGCGAGCTGGATCCGCTCGACCAGCTCACCGGGCTCGAGGAGCTCATGCCCGTACGCGAGGAGTCGCAGCGCGAGCGGGCCGAGCGGCTGGCACAGGAGCGCACCGAGTACGCGCACGTCATCGTCGACGAGGCCCAGGACCTCACGCCCATGCAGTGGCGCATGGTCGGCCGCCGGGGCCGGCACGCCACCTGGACGATCGTCGGCGACCCGGCCCAGTCCTCCTGGTCCGACCCCGACGAGGCCGCCGAGGCCCGCGACGAGGCCCTGGGCACCCGCCCGCGCCGCCGCTTCCAGCTGACCGTGAACTACCGCAACCCGGCCGAGATCGCCGAACTGGCGGCGAAGGTGCTGGCGCTCGCGATGCCGGGTGCCGAGTCGCCCTCGGCCGTGCGCTCCACCGGAGTCGAACCGCGTTTCGTGACAACGAACAACGGACACAGCAGCGGCGTACGCGAATCGCTCGCCCGTACGGTCCGCGAGGAGGCCGCACGGCTGCTGGACCGGGTCGACGGCACGGTCGGCGTCGTCGTCGCCATGAACCGGCGCGAGGAGGCCGCCCGCTGGCTGGCCGGGCTCGGCGACCGCGTGGTGGCGCTCGGCAGCCTGGAGGCGAAGGGCCTGGAGTACGACGCGACGGTCGTCGTGTCCCCGGCGGAGATCGCGGACGAGTCGCCGGCGGGGCTGCGGGTGCTGTACGTGGCGCTGACCCGGGCCACCCGGCAGCTGACGATCGTGTCCGCCGAGCGGGACGACCCGGACCCGAACGGCGTGCCGGACCTGCTCAGGGACTGA
- a CDS encoding NAD-dependent malic enzyme yields the protein MATAPSVSYSMTVRLEVPASGTAVSQLTTAVESHGGSVTGLDVTASGHEKLRIDVTIAATSTAHADEIVEQLRQIEGVTLGKVSDRTFLMHLGGKIEMASKHPIRNRDDLSMVYTPGVARVCMAIAENPEDARRLTIKRNSVAVVTDGSAVLGLGNIGPKAALPVMEGKAALFKRFAGIDAWPICLDTQDTDAIVEIVKAIAPGFAGINLEDISAPRCFEIEARLREALDIPVFHDDQHGTAIVVLAALTNALRVVNKGIGDVRVVMSGAGAAGTAILKLLLAAGVKNAVVADIHGVVHAGREDLVDAAADSPLRWIADNTNPEGLTGTLKEAVRGADVFIGVSAPNVLDGVDVAAMAEGAIVFALANPDPEVDPAIARQTAAVVATGRSDFPNQINNVLVFPGVFRGLLDAQSRTVNTDMMLAAAKALADVVTEDELNPNYIIPSVFNDKVAGAVAGAVREAAKAATNNASGI from the coding sequence ATGGCAACGGCGCCCAGCGTCTCCTACTCGATGACGGTTCGCCTGGAGGTGCCCGCGAGCGGAACCGCGGTCTCCCAGCTCACCACGGCCGTCGAGTCCCACGGAGGCTCGGTGACCGGCCTCGACGTCACCGCGTCCGGTCACGAGAAGCTCCGTATCGACGTCACCATCGCGGCCACCTCCACCGCGCACGCCGACGAGATCGTCGAGCAGCTGCGCCAGATCGAGGGCGTGACGCTCGGCAAGGTCTCCGACCGTACGTTCCTGATGCACCTCGGCGGCAAGATCGAGATGGCGTCGAAGCACCCCATCCGCAACCGTGACGACCTGTCCATGGTCTACACGCCGGGTGTGGCCCGCGTCTGCATGGCGATCGCCGAGAACCCCGAGGACGCCCGCCGCCTCACCATCAAGCGCAATTCGGTTGCGGTCGTGACGGACGGCTCCGCGGTGCTGGGCCTCGGCAACATCGGCCCGAAGGCCGCACTGCCGGTCATGGAGGGCAAGGCGGCCCTCTTCAAGCGCTTCGCCGGCATCGACGCCTGGCCGATCTGCCTCGACACGCAGGACACCGACGCCATCGTCGAGATCGTCAAGGCCATAGCTCCCGGGTTCGCCGGCATCAACCTCGAGGACATCTCCGCCCCGCGCTGCTTCGAGATCGAGGCGCGGCTGCGCGAGGCCCTCGACATCCCCGTCTTCCACGACGACCAGCACGGCACGGCGATCGTCGTCCTCGCCGCCCTCACAAACGCACTTCGCGTCGTGAACAAGGGAATTGGGGACGTGCGCGTGGTCATGTCCGGCGCCGGCGCGGCCGGTACGGCCATCCTCAAGCTGCTGCTCGCCGCGGGTGTCAAGAACGCGGTCGTCGCCGACATCCACGGCGTCGTGCACGCCGGCCGTGAGGACCTGGTGGACGCCGCGGCCGACTCGCCGCTGCGCTGGATCGCCGACAACACCAACCCCGAGGGGCTGACGGGCACCCTGAAGGAGGCCGTGCGCGGCGCCGACGTCTTCATCGGCGTCTCCGCTCCCAACGTGCTCGACGGCGTCGACGTGGCCGCCATGGCCGAAGGAGCGATCGTGTTCGCGCTCGCGAACCCGGACCCCGAGGTGGACCCGGCAATCGCCCGCCAGACGGCCGCAGTTGTGGCCACGGGACGCTCCGACTTCCCGAACCAGATCAACAACGTCCTGGTGTTCCCGGGCGTCTTCCGCGGCCTGCTGGACGCGCAGTCCCGCACGGTCAACACGGACATGATGCTGGCGGCCGCGAAGGCGCTGGCGGACGTGGTGACCGAGGACGAGCTGAACCCGAACTACATCATCCCGAGCGTCTTCAACGACAAGGTCGCGGGCGCGGTGGCCGGGGCGGTGCGGGAGGCCGCGAAGGCGGCGACGAACAACGCGTCCGGCATCTGA